The following are encoded together in the Capsulimonas corticalis genome:
- the purH gene encoding bifunctional phosphoribosylaminoimidazolecarboxamide formyltransferase/IMP cyclohydrolase, with product MRRVERALLSVSDKTGLIDFARGLSELGVELISTGGTAKALADAGLPVKNVSDVTGFPEMLEGRVKTLHPMIHGGLLADRSKPEHMSKIAEHGILPIDIVVVNLYPFAATVAKPGVTWEEAIENIDIGGPSMVRSAAKNHAAVAVVVSPSSYDGVLNELLRNDGKLEAETLKRLAGEAFAHTAAYDATIAAYFAKKLGEETESILPAKLTLSFEKAQDLRYGENPHQKAAFYREAQGGQGVASARKLHGKELSFNNIYDLNAAYNLVQEFAGEKDPTAAIIKHTNPCGIAVSTTLADAFTKARAGDPISAFGGILATSRPIDAATAELITGKNTFFEAIIAPGYDEDAFKILTEKKQWGANLILLEAEFGAEAAGENIDIKRVSGGILVQTEDKHAVGRADLTTVTRRGPSDAEIADLLFAWKVVKHVKSNAIVIAKDRQIVGVGAGQMNRVQSVRLAVEQAGDKAKGAALASDAFFPFADGPEAAGIAGVTSIIQPGGSKKDGETTEMADNYNIAMVFTGHRHFRH from the coding sequence CCGGTTTGCCCGTCAAGAACGTCTCCGACGTCACCGGCTTTCCGGAGATGCTGGAGGGACGGGTGAAGACTCTGCACCCGATGATCCACGGCGGCCTGCTCGCCGACCGCTCCAAGCCGGAGCACATGAGCAAGATCGCCGAGCACGGCATTTTGCCGATCGACATCGTGGTCGTAAATCTTTATCCCTTCGCGGCGACCGTGGCCAAGCCCGGCGTCACCTGGGAGGAAGCGATCGAGAATATCGATATCGGCGGCCCGTCGATGGTTCGCTCTGCGGCGAAGAACCACGCGGCCGTCGCCGTCGTGGTCTCGCCGTCGTCTTATGATGGCGTTCTGAACGAGCTGCTGCGCAATGACGGCAAGCTGGAAGCCGAGACCCTCAAGCGCCTTGCCGGCGAAGCGTTCGCGCACACGGCGGCCTACGACGCGACCATCGCGGCGTATTTCGCCAAGAAGCTGGGCGAGGAGACCGAGAGCATTCTTCCCGCCAAGCTGACTCTGAGCTTCGAGAAGGCGCAGGATCTTCGCTACGGCGAGAACCCGCACCAGAAGGCAGCCTTCTACCGCGAAGCGCAGGGCGGGCAGGGCGTCGCCTCCGCGCGCAAGCTGCATGGTAAGGAGCTCTCGTTCAATAATATTTACGACCTGAACGCCGCCTATAACCTGGTGCAGGAGTTCGCCGGCGAGAAGGATCCGACGGCGGCGATCATCAAGCACACCAACCCATGCGGCATCGCGGTCTCGACCACGCTGGCCGACGCCTTCACGAAAGCCCGCGCCGGCGACCCAATCTCCGCGTTCGGCGGCATCCTCGCCACGTCCCGCCCGATCGACGCCGCCACGGCGGAACTGATCACCGGCAAGAACACGTTCTTCGAAGCGATCATCGCGCCGGGCTACGACGAAGACGCCTTCAAGATCCTGACCGAAAAGAAGCAATGGGGCGCGAACCTGATTCTTCTGGAAGCGGAGTTCGGCGCGGAGGCGGCGGGCGAGAATATAGACATCAAGCGCGTCTCCGGCGGCATTCTGGTCCAGACCGAGGACAAGCACGCCGTTGGCCGCGCGGATCTCACGACGGTTACCCGGCGTGGACCGAGCGACGCCGAGATCGCGGACTTGCTGTTCGCCTGGAAAGTCGTCAAGCACGTCAAATCGAACGCCATTGTGATCGCAAAGGATCGCCAGATCGTCGGCGTCGGCGCGGGACAGATGAACCGTGTCCAGAGCGTGCGCCTCGCGGTTGAGCAGGCCGGAGACAAGGCCAAGGGCGCCGCGCTCGCGTCCGACGCGTTCTTCCCGTTCGCGGACGGCCCTGAAGCGGCGGGCATCGCCGGCGTCACCTCGATCATCCAGCCCGGCGGCTCCAAGAAGGACGGCGAAACGACCGAAATGGCGGACAACTACAATATCGCCATGGTCTTCACCGGCCACCGCCATTTCCGCCACTAA
- a CDS encoding helix-turn-helix transcriptional regulator, translated as MTTNDEQLITITEACSRLGLSERTIRRYLKTDLSSEQTVAKQRRTLTGLRTTTYLTPETFGKLAEKAHLRDQLIRGESTPAENTGATQANDRQVSATASPNLERYEALLATQEQHIADLQAALEYERERSRAYAEDAADAERELARLRRRLNMPLWRRILHAIFRQ; from the coding sequence ATGACTACAAACGACGAACAGCTCATCACCATCACCGAAGCATGCAGCCGCCTGGGCCTGTCCGAGCGCACCATCCGCCGATACCTCAAGACAGATCTGTCCTCTGAGCAAACGGTGGCAAAACAGAGGCGTACGCTGACGGGCCTTCGAACGACTACATATCTGACACCTGAGACATTTGGTAAGCTCGCGGAGAAAGCCCATCTGAGGGATCAACTCATTCGAGGCGAATCCACGCCGGCAGAGAACACAGGCGCAACACAGGCGAATGACCGGCAAGTCTCGGCGACGGCTTCGCCAAACCTGGAACGCTATGAGGCGCTGCTGGCTACCCAGGAACAGCATATCGCCGACCTGCAAGCCGCTCTGGAGTACGAACGCGAGCGGTCACGCGCCTATGCGGAAGACGCCGCCGACGCCGAGCGGGAACTGGCGCGCCTGCGCCGCCGGCTCAACATGCCGCTGTGGCGGCGCATTCTGCACGCAATTTTTCGCCAATAA
- a CDS encoding Gfo/Idh/MocA family protein has protein sequence MENPVRIGIIGCGNISAAYLKTFQNYAAVTTVAVADIDIARAEARAAEFGVPKATSVDGLLSDPDVEIVVNLTTPQAHYAITLAAIKAGKHVYNEKPLTVTIAEAREALDAAEAAGVRVGCAPGTFLGGGLQTCRQLIDEGAIGRPVAATAFMLCHGHESWHPDPEFYYKIGGGPMMDMGPYYLTALISLLGGIKTVSGAAAITEPERTITSQPKNGTKIDVETPDHVAGTIQFQNGAIGTIITSFAIWHAGYPNIQIFGTEGTLTVPDPNSLRGPIYVQRVGESERREVPLTHNNSEGDRWGIGVVDLAYAIRSGRPHRASGALAFQVLSAMHGFLDSAKDGQARQINGAPERPAPLPSSLPDGELDA, from the coding sequence TTGGAAAACCCAGTTCGGATCGGTATCATTGGCTGCGGCAATATCAGCGCGGCTTATTTGAAGACCTTTCAAAATTATGCGGCTGTCACCACGGTCGCGGTCGCGGATATCGACATTGCCCGCGCCGAAGCGCGCGCCGCTGAGTTCGGCGTGCCCAAAGCGACGAGCGTCGACGGATTGCTCAGCGACCCGGACGTCGAAATCGTCGTCAACCTGACGACCCCGCAGGCGCACTACGCCATCACGCTCGCCGCGATCAAGGCCGGCAAGCATGTTTACAACGAAAAGCCGCTGACGGTCACCATCGCCGAGGCCCGTGAGGCGCTGGACGCCGCGGAAGCCGCCGGCGTTCGCGTTGGCTGCGCTCCCGGCACGTTCCTGGGCGGCGGCCTGCAAACCTGCCGCCAGCTGATCGACGAAGGCGCGATCGGCCGCCCGGTGGCCGCCACGGCCTTCATGCTCTGTCATGGACATGAGAGCTGGCATCCGGATCCCGAATTCTATTACAAAATCGGCGGCGGCCCGATGATGGACATGGGTCCCTACTATCTGACCGCTCTGATCTCTCTGCTGGGCGGCATCAAGACCGTATCGGGCGCGGCGGCGATCACCGAACCCGAGCGCACGATTACCAGCCAGCCGAAGAACGGGACAAAGATCGATGTTGAGACGCCCGACCACGTCGCCGGAACGATCCAGTTCCAGAACGGCGCGATCGGAACGATCATCACATCGTTCGCCATCTGGCACGCCGGTTACCCGAATATCCAGATCTTCGGCACGGAAGGCACGCTGACGGTTCCGGACCCGAACAGCCTGCGCGGCCCGATCTACGTGCAGCGCGTCGGCGAGTCCGAGCGCCGCGAAGTCCCGCTGACCCACAACAACAGCGAAGGCGATCGCTGGGGCATCGGCGTCGTCGATCTCGCCTACGCGATCCGCAGCGGACGCCCGCACCGCGCCTCCGGCGCCCTCGCCTTCCAGGTCCTCTCCGCCATGCACGGCTTCCTGGACTCGGCCAAGGACGGACAGGCCCGCCAGATCAACGGCGCCCCCGAGCGCCCCGCTCCCCTGCCCTCCAGCCTTCCGGACGGCGAGCTGGACGCGTAA
- a CDS encoding DUF1559 domain-containing protein, producing the protein MSQNVRASKLRGFTLIELLVVIAIIAILAAILFPVFAKAREKARQTSCASNMKQLGLAFIQYTQDYDETMVPRNNGPSGEFSYLDILQPYVKSGVVTQCPSNPEHNYKTCCQPNDSNSKSYVSYGANAAKRYPKDANGNYSGPLGGATGPFLDTPVAIASFQSPAQLIALLESTSMFTDFDPNVTGGFNAWDQPTPNRPDVGNLFAGHTGMANFLFIDGHVKAMKPLATLDQVSGGSGQTNLWLSDGSNYGTAPGQPAKTLSDSQNVFWKS; encoded by the coding sequence ATGTCTCAAAACGTCCGCGCCTCAAAGCTCCGAGGCTTTACACTCATTGAATTGCTCGTTGTGATCGCTATTATCGCCATTCTTGCCGCCATCCTCTTCCCCGTCTTTGCCAAAGCCCGCGAAAAGGCGCGTCAGACGTCCTGCGCCTCCAATATGAAGCAGCTTGGCCTAGCCTTTATCCAGTACACCCAGGATTACGACGAAACCATGGTTCCGCGCAACAATGGCCCCAGCGGGGAATTTTCATACCTGGATATTCTCCAGCCGTACGTTAAGAGCGGCGTCGTTACGCAATGTCCCTCGAACCCGGAACACAACTATAAGACCTGCTGTCAGCCCAACGATTCCAACAGTAAATCCTACGTTTCTTATGGCGCCAATGCAGCTAAGCGCTATCCAAAGGACGCAAATGGGAACTATTCGGGGCCTTTGGGCGGGGCAACGGGACCGTTCCTTGATACTCCTGTCGCAATTGCTAGCTTTCAATCGCCAGCCCAACTGATTGCTCTGCTCGAATCGACCTCAATGTTCACGGACTTCGATCCGAATGTGACAGGAGGATTCAACGCATGGGATCAGCCGACGCCAAATCGCCCCGATGTTGGTAATCTGTTCGCCGGTCACACCGGCATGGCGAATTTCCTGTTTATCGATGGTCATGTCAAGGCCATGAAACCCCTGGCGACGCTCGATCAGGTCAGCGGCGGCTCCGGTCAAACGAATCTCTGGCTCTCTGACGGCAGTAATTACGGCACTGCGCCCGGCCAGCCGGCGAAGACGCTGAGCGATTCTCAGAACGTGTTTTGGAAGTCTTAA
- a CDS encoding SpoIIE family protein phosphatase yields the protein MELAPNSPPLTFSILIIDDSLEDRFVLQRLLHRSQSQVAFEVREAENGAHGLALCRERLPDCILLDYHLGDMDGLDLLAALNEGRNPYDDPICPVVILTGSGAVTETAVLALKNGAQDYLVKERLTSAGITLAIENAVEKVSLRQELRKAEARFRSSLENMLDCYSIYTAVRDPGNGTILDFRCEYVNEAACRENQVASDDLTGRLLDEDLLPTHQAYGRYEDYVQVVETGEPLEKIDYIYGDTVSDGGATYLEAAFSIRAWKMGDGFAVAWRNITAQKQAEELLKEGEERLIRDQKRIEAELVVIALKTAHIAEAVQRSLLLAPAPDAYPGVLVESFYQSAWDDALIGGDFFDVFAVSENVVALVVGDATGKGVEAATYTAEVKFALRAYLREHHGDLPISLRLLNNFIIDNERLDAAHTLGSYVALAVVLIDTQTGEATCCCAGAESPLILWAETREIIEASAYGPLLGASESAEYTATRHHLGMGDLIALTTDGITEARKAQSGEFFGIEGFGDALREETTDPNRSIADVESAIVSRALAWADGMQHDDICLLITKRR from the coding sequence ATGGAACTAGCCCCCAACTCTCCGCCGCTCACTTTTTCTATACTCATCATTGATGACAGTCTGGAGGATCGCTTCGTCCTTCAGCGCCTGTTACACCGAAGCCAGTCGCAAGTTGCGTTCGAAGTCCGTGAGGCTGAGAACGGCGCGCATGGACTTGCGCTATGCCGGGAACGTCTGCCTGACTGTATTCTGCTGGATTACCATTTGGGTGATATGGATGGTCTCGATCTGTTGGCGGCTCTGAACGAAGGACGCAATCCTTACGATGACCCGATCTGTCCCGTGGTTATTCTGACGGGTTCTGGCGCGGTCACGGAGACAGCAGTGCTCGCCTTGAAAAACGGAGCGCAAGATTATCTGGTCAAGGAGCGCCTTACCTCCGCCGGAATTACCCTGGCGATCGAGAACGCCGTGGAAAAAGTAAGCCTGCGACAAGAATTACGCAAGGCGGAAGCCAGGTTCCGCTCCTCACTGGAGAACATGCTCGACTGCTACAGCATTTATACAGCCGTGCGCGATCCAGGGAATGGGACTATTCTTGACTTTCGATGTGAGTATGTCAATGAAGCCGCATGCCGCGAAAACCAGGTCGCCAGCGATGATCTCACAGGGCGTCTGCTTGATGAAGATCTGCTGCCGACCCATCAAGCGTATGGTCGCTATGAAGACTATGTTCAAGTGGTCGAAACCGGTGAGCCTCTGGAGAAGATTGATTACATCTATGGAGATACAGTTTCAGACGGCGGAGCAACATATCTTGAGGCGGCGTTCAGTATCCGGGCATGGAAGATGGGAGATGGCTTCGCAGTCGCCTGGCGCAATATCACCGCCCAGAAGCAGGCGGAGGAATTGTTAAAAGAGGGCGAGGAACGGCTGATTCGGGATCAGAAGCGGATTGAGGCGGAGCTTGTCGTCATTGCGTTGAAGACCGCCCATATCGCCGAAGCGGTACAGCGCTCGCTATTGCTGGCTCCGGCTCCAGACGCATACCCGGGTGTCCTCGTCGAATCCTTTTACCAGTCAGCCTGGGACGACGCTCTGATCGGGGGCGACTTCTTCGATGTGTTTGCGGTGTCCGAAAACGTCGTCGCTCTGGTGGTTGGAGATGCAACGGGTAAAGGCGTCGAGGCCGCCACCTATACTGCCGAGGTCAAGTTCGCGCTGCGCGCTTACCTGCGCGAACATCATGGTGATCTGCCGATTTCACTGCGGCTATTGAATAATTTCATCATAGATAATGAACGCCTGGACGCCGCCCATACTCTCGGGTCGTACGTGGCGCTCGCCGTAGTTTTGATCGACACCCAGACGGGTGAGGCGACATGCTGCTGCGCGGGAGCCGAGTCGCCCCTGATCCTGTGGGCCGAAACGCGAGAGATCATTGAGGCAAGCGCCTATGGACCGCTCTTAGGCGCTTCCGAATCCGCGGAATACACAGCGACGCGCCATCATCTGGGAATGGGCGACTTAATTGCGCTGACCACTGATGGTATTACCGAGGCGCGCAAAGCGCAAAGCGGTGAATTCTTCGGTATCGAAGGGTTTGGGGACGCACTGCGCGAAGAAACCACCGATCCCAACCGCTCCATTGCGGATGTCGAAAGCGCCATCGTATCGCGCGCTCTCGCCTGGGCGGATGGAATGCAGCACGACGATATCTGCCTGCTCATCACGAAGCGAAGGTGA
- a CDS encoding response regulator, which yields MARKILTCDDEKHIVRLIQVNLERQGYEVLTAYNGAECLAMVETEKPDLIVLDVMMPEMTGFEVLEKLKTNPETEKIPVIMLTARAQDADVLRGWQSGVECYLTKPFNPMELIAFVKRIFSMEDSQNDEKRYTI from the coding sequence ATGGCGCGTAAAATTCTCACATGTGACGATGAGAAACACATCGTCCGTTTGATTCAAGTCAATCTGGAGCGTCAGGGATATGAGGTGCTCACGGCCTACAACGGCGCCGAGTGCCTGGCGATGGTCGAGACCGAGAAACCCGACCTGATCGTTCTGGACGTCATGATGCCGGAAATGACCGGATTTGAGGTCCTGGAAAAGCTCAAGACCAATCCGGAGACCGAAAAGATCCCCGTCATTATGCTGACCGCCCGCGCGCAGGACGCCGACGTTTTGCGGGGCTGGCAATCCGGTGTCGAATGTTACCTGACGAAACCGTTTAACCCCATGGAGCTGATCGCTTTCGTCAAGCGCATCTTTTCAATGGAAGACAGCCAAAACGATGAAAAACGGTACACAATCTAA
- a CDS encoding lipoate--protein ligase family protein, with the protein MQWLWWEQAQPASPWDNMETDAVLFADIRDGRRPLSIVRVYRWDRPSVTIGRLQQEDDVRVRYPDLPIVRRPTGGRAVVHGDDLTLSVITRDEWLPAQEKRSVMSSYRQILSGVIAALDSAGLETDLGQGNERAPSARSIDCFASTASCDVAERGTGRKVLGSAQRREHGAILQQMTLASDLVIDHNVFVRSLKARLMEPLGIDSWADFVDSESVLCYTEEEGPQGLLRRHVAHGA; encoded by the coding sequence ATGCAGTGGCTCTGGTGGGAGCAAGCGCAGCCCGCATCGCCCTGGGACAACATGGAGACGGACGCCGTCCTGTTCGCGGATATCCGCGACGGACGGCGTCCGCTTTCGATTGTCAGGGTCTACCGCTGGGACCGGCCGAGCGTGACGATCGGTCGATTGCAGCAGGAAGATGATGTGCGCGTCCGATATCCCGATCTCCCCATCGTTCGCCGCCCGACGGGCGGCCGCGCGGTCGTCCACGGCGACGATCTGACGCTCTCCGTGATCACCCGTGATGAATGGCTGCCCGCGCAGGAAAAGCGCTCCGTGATGTCCTCTTACCGACAGATTTTGTCCGGGGTGATCGCCGCGCTGGACAGCGCTGGTCTGGAAACGGATCTGGGGCAGGGGAACGAACGTGCGCCAAGTGCTCGTAGTATCGATTGTTTCGCCTCCACGGCGTCCTGCGACGTCGCGGAGCGCGGTACGGGCCGCAAAGTACTCGGCAGCGCGCAGCGCCGGGAGCATGGCGCAATTTTACAGCAAATGACCCTCGCGTCCGACCTGGTAATTGACCATAATGTTTTTGTACGGTCGCTGAAGGCCAGATTAATGGAGCCGCTGGGCATTGACAGTTGGGCGGACTTCGTTGACAGCGAATCCGTGCTATGCTATACTGAAGAAGAGGGTCCACAAGGACTGTTAAGGAGACACGTGGCCCATGGCGCGTAA
- the gcvPB gene encoding aminomethyl-transferring glycine dehydrogenase subunit GcvPB, translating into MQDPSLTHERLLFEISQPGRLGVELPECDVPVMSLESLIPSAQIRKDLPLPELSEPEVIRHFTHLSQKNYSVDSGFYPLGSCTMKYNPKVNEEAARHPGFARLHPYLPDAQTQGALEVLYDMQNIITEIAGMDATSLQPAAGAHGELLGLMLIKAYHEDHGQGQRDTIIVPEAAHGTNPASAARCGYKTLTVKSDARGRVDLAHLKSELSDKIAGLMLTNPNTLGLFEDDIAEICDLIHGCGGLVYCDGANMNALVGRARPGDMGFDVMHFNLHKTFSSPHGGGGPGSGPVAVKAILEPYLPTPQVVKTENGFVLEHNIPKTVGKIHGFYGSFLCILRSYLFILYYGKERLKDVADNAVLNANYIRTELKDHFDVAFDEICMHEVIFSAKRQQREHGVRALDVAKRLMDFGYHPPTIYFPLIVPEALMIEPTETESRQTLDSFIDAMKQIAEDIVSDPEIVKSAPHFTPVRKLDEALAARQPCVCWSPPPVAV; encoded by the coding sequence ATGCAAGACCCATCTTTGACCCATGAGCGGCTCTTGTTCGAGATCAGCCAGCCCGGACGGCTGGGCGTGGAGCTTCCGGAGTGCGACGTCCCCGTGATGTCCCTGGAATCGCTGATCCCGTCCGCGCAGATCCGCAAGGACTTGCCGCTGCCGGAGCTATCCGAGCCTGAGGTGATCCGTCACTTCACTCATCTGTCGCAGAAGAACTACTCGGTGGACAGCGGCTTCTATCCTTTGGGCTCGTGCACCATGAAGTACAACCCGAAGGTTAACGAGGAAGCCGCGCGGCACCCCGGCTTCGCGCGCCTGCACCCGTATCTGCCCGACGCGCAGACTCAAGGCGCGCTTGAAGTTCTGTATGACATGCAGAACATCATCACCGAGATCGCAGGCATGGACGCGACCTCGCTCCAGCCGGCCGCCGGCGCGCACGGCGAGCTGCTGGGCCTGATGCTCATCAAAGCCTATCATGAAGACCACGGCCAGGGGCAGCGCGACACCATCATCGTCCCCGAAGCCGCGCACGGCACCAATCCGGCCTCGGCGGCGCGCTGCGGCTACAAAACGCTGACCGTGAAATCGGACGCGCGCGGCCGCGTCGACCTGGCGCATCTCAAGTCCGAGCTGTCGGACAAGATCGCCGGCCTGATGCTGACGAACCCGAACACGCTTGGTCTCTTTGAGGACGATATCGCGGAGATCTGCGATCTGATCCATGGCTGCGGCGGTCTGGTCTACTGCGACGGAGCCAATATGAACGCGCTGGTCGGCCGCGCGCGCCCCGGCGATATGGGCTTTGACGTCATGCACTTCAACCTGCATAAGACGTTCTCGTCCCCGCACGGCGGCGGCGGCCCCGGCTCCGGCCCGGTGGCGGTCAAGGCGATCCTGGAGCCGTATCTGCCGACCCCGCAGGTTGTGAAGACGGAGAACGGTTTCGTTCTGGAGCACAACATCCCGAAGACCGTCGGCAAGATCCACGGTTTCTACGGATCGTTCCTGTGCATCCTGCGCTCGTACCTGTTCATTCTGTATTACGGCAAGGAGCGTTTGAAAGACGTCGCCGATAACGCCGTCCTGAACGCGAACTATATCCGGACCGAACTGAAGGATCACTTCGACGTCGCGTTCGACGAGATCTGCATGCACGAGGTCATCTTCTCGGCGAAGCGCCAGCAGCGCGAGCACGGCGTCCGCGCCCTGGATGTCGCCAAGCGCCTCATGGACTTCGGCTACCATCCGCCGACGATCTACTTCCCATTGATCGTACCCGAGGCTCTGATGATCGAGCCGACGGAGACGGAGAGCCGTCAGACGCTGGATTCGTTCATCGACGCGATGAAGCAGATCGCCGAGGATATCGTCAGCGATCCCGAGATCGTCAAGTCCGCGCCGCACTTCACCCCCGTGCGCAAACTCGACGAAGCGCTGGCCGCGCGCCAGCCTTGCGTGTGCTGGTCGCCCCCGCCCGTGGCGGTATAG
- the gcvPA gene encoding aminomethyl-transferring glycine dehydrogenase subunit GcvPA, which produces MAYIPNTDQDRQAMLEAIGLSSLDDLYTPIPEPLRFKGELNIPSRYNQLALEKHYKTLGKKNASAEEYPCFLGAGIYDHYVPPTVGAITGRSEFYTSYTPYQPEVSQGVLQSIFEFQTLTCELMGMDVANASMYDGATALAEAAIMACELAGRKHLLVPDTINPIYRDVLETYVRHMNLTVDTLVTENGLTTVESVKAAMTSETAAVLLQQPNFFGSIEDAQGISAVAHEGGALFVTCVDPISLGLLTPPGEYDADIVVAEGQSLGCPMGYGGPLLGLFACKTKYLRRIPGRIVGETVDGDGKRAFVMTLRTREQDIRRERATSNICTNVALYALAGAVYLATMGRQGLKQVAELSLQKAHYAATEIAKIPGYSLAFPDAPYFKEFVVQTPGDTAKLNEHLMAKGIIGGYTLGGYYPNLNNALLLCVTEQRTKDEIDALVAALREFEGNS; this is translated from the coding sequence ATGGCGTATATTCCCAATACCGACCAGGACCGCCAGGCCATGCTGGAAGCGATTGGCCTGAGCTCCCTGGACGACCTCTATACCCCCATCCCGGAGCCGCTGCGCTTTAAGGGGGAGCTCAATATCCCGTCCCGCTACAATCAGCTGGCGCTGGAAAAGCACTACAAAACGCTTGGCAAAAAGAACGCCAGCGCCGAAGAATACCCATGTTTTCTCGGCGCCGGCATCTACGACCACTATGTCCCGCCGACCGTCGGCGCGATCACCGGCCGCTCCGAGTTCTATACGTCGTATACGCCGTATCAGCCGGAAGTGAGTCAGGGCGTGCTGCAAAGCATCTTTGAGTTCCAGACGCTGACCTGCGAGCTGATGGGCATGGATGTGGCGAACGCCTCGATGTACGACGGCGCGACCGCGCTGGCCGAAGCCGCCATCATGGCGTGCGAGCTGGCCGGCCGCAAGCATCTGCTGGTCCCCGATACGATCAATCCTATCTACCGGGATGTCCTCGAAACGTACGTACGGCACATGAACCTGACGGTCGATACGCTCGTGACGGAAAATGGCCTGACAACCGTCGAGAGCGTCAAGGCGGCCATGACCTCCGAGACCGCCGCCGTCCTGCTCCAGCAGCCGAACTTCTTTGGCTCGATCGAAGACGCGCAGGGGATCTCGGCGGTCGCGCACGAGGGTGGGGCGCTGTTCGTCACCTGTGTCGATCCCATCTCATTAGGACTGCTGACGCCTCCCGGAGAGTACGACGCGGATATCGTCGTCGCCGAAGGGCAGTCGCTCGGATGCCCGATGGGCTACGGCGGTCCTCTGCTTGGCCTCTTCGCCTGCAAGACGAAGTATCTGCGGCGCATTCCCGGCCGCATCGTTGGCGAAACCGTGGACGGTGATGGCAAGCGCGCCTTCGTCATGACCCTGCGCACCCGCGAACAGGATATCCGGCGCGAGCGCGCCACGAGCAATATCTGCACCAACGTCGCGCTCTACGCCCTCGCCGGCGCTGTTTATCTCGCCACGATGGGCAGGCAAGGCTTGAAGCAAGTCGCCGAGCTGAGCCTCCAGAAGGCGCACTACGCCGCCACGGAGATCGCGAAGATCCCCGGCTACTCGCTCGCGTTCCCGGACGCGCCGTACTTCAAGGAGTTCGTGGTGCAGACGCCTGGCGATACGGCCAAGCTCAACGAGCATTTGATGGCGAAGGGGATCATCGGCGGCTATACGCTCGGCGGATACTACCCGAACCTGAACAACGCCCTGCTGCTGTGCGTGACCGAGCAGCGGACCAAGGACGAGATTGACGCGCTGGTTGCGGCGCTGCGTGAATTCGAAGGTAACAGTTAA
- the gcvH gene encoding glycine cleavage system protein GcvH, whose translation MSMPQELKYTKSHEWVSVDGDIVTVGITDHAQEELGDVAMVLFPEVGRVLQVEEKFGEIESIKAVSDLYAPVSGTVIAVNDALMNAPELVNDDAYGEGWMVRISMTNLGELDSLLTADQYAEIE comes from the coding sequence ATGTCCATGCCACAAGAATTGAAGTATACGAAGTCACATGAATGGGTCAGCGTCGATGGCGATATCGTCACCGTCGGGATCACAGATCACGCGCAGGAAGAACTCGGAGACGTCGCCATGGTGCTGTTCCCCGAAGTTGGCCGCGTGCTCCAAGTCGAAGAGAAATTCGGAGAGATCGAGAGCATCAAGGCCGTCTCCGACCTGTACGCTCCCGTCTCCGGCACGGTCATCGCCGTCAATGACGCCCTGATGAATGCGCCCGAGCTCGTGAACGACGACGCTTATGGCGAGGGCTGGATGGTGCGGATCAGCATGACGAACCTGGGCGAGCTCGATTCGCTGCTGACCGCCGACCAATACGCGGAAATAGAATAG